In Neofelis nebulosa isolate mNeoNeb1 chromosome 10, mNeoNeb1.pri, whole genome shotgun sequence, one DNA window encodes the following:
- the LGR4 gene encoding leucine-rich repeat-containing G-protein coupled receptor 4 — translation MPGPLGLLCFLALGLRGSAEPSGAAPPLCAAPCSCDGDRRVDCSGKGLTAVPEGLSAFTQALDISMNNITQLPEDAFKNFPFLEELRLAGNDLSFIHPKALSGLKELKVLTLQNNQLRTVPSEAIRGLSALQSLRLDANHITSVPEDSFEGLAQLRHLWLDDNSLTEVPVHPLSNLPTLQALTLALNKISSIPDFAFTNLSSLVVLHLHNNKIKNLGQHCFDGLDNLETLDLNYNNLGEFPQAVKALPSLKELLFHSNSISVIPDGAFDGNPLLRTIHLYDNPLSFVGNSAFHNLSELHSLVIRGASMVQQFPNLTGTVHLESLTLTGTKISSISSNLCQEQKMLRTLDLSYNNIKDLPSFNGCHALEEISLQRNQIHQIKEGTFQGLISLRILDLSRNLIHEIHSRAFAKLGSITNLDVSFNELTSFPTEGLNGLNQLKLVGNFKLQEALAAKDFVNLRSLSVPYAYQCCAFWGCDSYAHSNTEDTSSLQDHSVAKDKGPTGAAGVTSSAENEEHSQIIIHCTPSTGAFKPCEYLLGSWMIRLTVWFIFLVAVFFNLLVILTTFASCTSLPSSKLFIGLISVSNLFMGAYTGILTFLDAVSWGRFAEFGIWWEIGNGCRIAGFLAIFSSESAIFLLMLAAVERSLSAKDVMKNGKSRRVKHFRAAALLAFLGAAVAGCFPLFHSGEYSASPLCLPFPTGETPSLGFTVTLVLLNSLAFLLMAIVYTKLYCNLEKEDLSENAHSSMIKHVAWLIFTNCIFFCPVAFFSFAPLITAVSISPEIMKSVTLIFFPLPACLNPVLYVFFNPKFKDDWKSLKRHITKKSGSVSVSIGSQAGCVEQDFYYDCGMYSHLQGNLAVCDCCESFLLTKPVSCKHLIKSHSCPALAVGSCQRPDSYWSDCGTQSAHSDYADEEDSFVSDSSDQVQACGRACFYQSRGFPLVRYAYNLPRVKD, via the exons acGATTGGCTGGCAACGACCTCTCTTTTATCCACCCAAAGGCCTTGTCTGGGTTGAAAGAACTCAAAGTTCT AACCCTGCAAAACAATCAGTTGAGAACAGTACCCAGTGAAGCCATTCGAGGACTGAGTGCTTTGCAGTCTTT GCGTTTAGATGCCAACCATATTACCTCAGTCCCCGAGGACAGTTTCGAGGGACTTGCTCAGTTACGACATCTGTGGCTGGATGACAACAGCTTGACCGAGGTGCCCGTGCATCCTCTCAGCAACCTGCCAACCCTGCAGGCACTGACCTTGGCCCTCAACAAAATCTCAAGCATCCCTGACTTTGCATTTACCAACCTTTCAAGCCTGGTAGTTCT ACATCTTCataacaataaaattaagaaCCTGGGTCAACACTGTTTCGATGGACTAGATAACCTGGAGACCTT GGACTTGAATTACAATAACTTGGGGGAATTTCCTCAGGCTGTTAAAGCCCTTCCTAGCCTAAAAGAACT GTTATTTCATAGTAATTCTATTTCTGTTATCCCTGATGGAGCATTTGATGGTAACCCACTCTTAAGAACCAT ACATTTGTATGATAATCCTCTGTCTTTTGTGGGAAACTCTGCATTTCACAATTTATCTGAACTGCATTCCTT AGTCATTCGAGGCGCAAGCATGGTACAGCAGTTCCCCAATCTGACTGGAACCGTCCACCTGGAAAGTCT GACCTTGACAGGTACGAAGATAAGCAGCATATCCAGTAATTTGTGCCAAGAACAAAAGATGCTTAGGACTTT ggACTTGTCTTACAACAATATAAAAGACCTTCCAAGCTTTAATGGTTGCCATGCTCTGGAAGAAAT ttctTTGCAACGTAATCAGATCCACCAAATAAAAGAAGGTACTTTTCAAGGCCTGATATCTCTGAGGATTCT AGATCTGAGTAGAAACCTGATCCATGAAATTCACAGCAGAGCTTTTGCCAAGCTTGGGTCAATAACTAACCT AGATGTAAGTTTCAACGAATTAACTTCATTTCCTACGGAAGGCCTGAATGGGCTAAATCAACTGAAACTTGTTGGCAACTTCAAGCTACAAGAAGCCCTAGCAGCAAAAGATTTTGTTAATCTCAG GTCTTTATCAGTACCATATGCTTATCAGTGCTGTGCATTTTGGGGTTGTGACTCTTATGCACATTCAAACACGGAAGATACCAGCAGCCTCCAGGACCACAGTGTGGCAAAGGATAAAG GTCCCACGGGTGCAGCGGGTGTCACGAGCAGTGCAGAGAATGAAGAACACAGTCAAATAATTATCCACTGTACGCCCTCCACAG GTGCCTTTAAGCCCTGCGAGTACTTACTGGGAAGTTGGATGATCCGTCTTACCGTGTGGTTCATTTTCCTGGTTGCAGTGTTTTTCAACCTGCTGGTCATTTTAACCACATTTGCATCTTGTACATCACTGCCTTCCTCCAAACTGTTCATAGGCCTCATTTCTGTATCCAACTTATTCATGGGAGCTTACACCGGCATCTTAACTTTTCTGGACGCCGTGTCCTGGGGCAGATTTGCTGAATTTGGCATTTGGTGGGAGATTGGCAATGGGTGCAGGATAGCCGGGTTTCTTGCAATTTTCTCCTCCGAAAGTGCCATATTTCTATTAATGCTGGCAGCTGTCGAAAGAAGCTTATCTGCAAAAGATGTCATGAAAAACGGGAAAAGCCGTCGTGTCAAGCACTTCCGGGCTGCTGCCCTTCTTGCTTTTCTGGGAGCTGCAGTGGCAGGCTGTTTTCCACTTTTCCACAGCGGGGAGTATTCTGCCTCACCCCTCTGCTTGCCATTCCCCACGGGAGAAACGCCATCTTTAGGATTCACTGTAACCTTAGTGTTGTTAAACTCCCTGGCGTTTTTATTAATGGCCATCGTCTACACAAAACTGTACTGCAACTTGGAAAAGGAGGACCTTTCAGAGAACGCACATTCTAGCATGATTAAGCACGTTGCCTGGCTCATCTTCACCAACTGCATCTTTTTTTGCCCCGTTGCGTTTTTCTCCTTTGCGCCATTGATCACTGCGGTCTCCATCAGCCCTGAAATTATGAAGTCTGTCACTCTGATCTTCTTCCCGTTGCCCGCTTGCCTGAATCCAGTCCTCTATGTGTTCTTCAACCCAAAGTTTAAAGACGACTGGAAGTCACTGAAGCGACACATTACCAAGAAGAGCGGATCGGTGTCAGTGTCCATCGGTAGCCAGGCTGGCTGCGTGGAACAGGATTTCTACTATGACTGTGGCATGTACTCGCATTTGCAGGGTAACCTGGCCGTGTGTGACTGCTGTGAGTCCTTTCTTTTGACAAAGCCAGTGTCCTGCAAACACTTAATAAAATCACACAGCTGTCCTGCATTGGCGGTGGGTTCTTGCCAAAGACCGGACAGCTATTGGTCCGACTGTGGCACGCAATCCGCCCACTCTGATTATGCAGACGAAGAGGATTCCTTTGTCTCGGACAGTTCGGACCAGGTGCAGGCCTGCGGACGAGCCTGCTTCTATCAGAGTCGAGGATTCCCTTTGGTGCGCTATGCTTACAATCTACCGAGAGTCAAAGACTGA